One window of Syngnathus acus chromosome 16, fSynAcu1.2, whole genome shotgun sequence genomic DNA carries:
- the rnf41l gene encoding uncharacterized protein rnf41l isoform X3, whose translation MLLFFQHDGNTLLTGGNYICYRCGCPAQVERRGLEAHLSECNFCSRECPNGCGHTLLSSEQSQHNCVAELRSEVEMLRYGTVSGPAFHQSVTCHNLSICAPQRVEMVCKVEEVRREMESRLDSQRRHMVQKESQLKNEVEEVKGQLSRVICDVRALLGAERLRRQELAEVELEKRELLELLRDLHPSRNQQSADQLGQEQRQEEQQTPRWEPTYEPLRHHRRKASLNLSSPSLHSPQALNGPGCPSSPQLGDGARKSGTRSLTLDCIKKKSREVTII comes from the exons atgcTCTTGTTCTTCCAACATGACGGCAACACGTTGCTGACAGGAGGCAACTACATTTGTTATCGTTGTG GGTGTCCCGCGCAAGTGGAAAGACGAGGTTTGGAGGCTCACCTTTCAGAATGCAACTTCTGCAGCCGAGAATGTCCAAACGGCTGCGGCCACACTCTCCTCTCCAGTGAGCAATCGCAGCACAACTGTGTGGCGGAACTTCGCTCCGAAGTGGAAATGCTGCGGTATGGAACCGTGAGTGGACCAGCCTTCCACCAGTCAGTCACCTGTCATAATCTTTCCATATGTGCACCACAAAGGGTTGAGATGGTGTGCAAGGTGGAGGAGGTGAGACGAGAGATGGAGTCTCGGTTGGACTCGCAGAGGAGACACATGGTGCAGAAGGAGTCGCAGCTGAAAAATGAAGTCGAGGAGGTGAAg GGCCAGTTGTCCCGCGTAATCTGCGACGTGCGTGCTCTGCTTGGAGCAGAACGTCTAAGGCGACAGGAGCTGGCAGAGGTGGAGTTGGAGAAAAGAGAACTGCTGGAGCTCCTCCGAGACCTGCACCCTTCCAGGAATCAGCAGTCGGCTGACCAGCTGGGCCAAGAGCAGCGTCAGGAAGAGCAGCAGACACCCCGATGGGAACCTACCTATGAGCCACTGAGGCACCATCGGAGGAAAGCTTCCTTAAACCTATCCAGTCCTTCGCTTCACTCGCCTCAGGCTTTAAATGGACCCGGTTGTCCTTCTTCACCTCAGCTGGGTGACGGTGCGCGTAAAAGCGGAACTAGGAGTCTGACGCTGGACTGCATCAAGAAGAAGAGCCGTGAGGTCACCATTATCTGA
- the LOC119136220 gene encoding fibrinogen silencer-binding protein codes for MASGSVFLSSMVGKARSSNFTLSEKLDLLKLVRPHVLILEEHNNKHAVIVDKNKCWDTVAEQYNALGGDRPHRTAQGLRTLYKRLKESAKQEVMQRRHAQLEYRASISEPTRRVLEMIPHLFQHVPIHEKDLSLRRLLYSKHPSPIEPPGSSSSLAVPQDYSAAVPTVPHVVVRLDPDDDVKPPPDLPLPSTRADPGLESGPELMGEQDADSVRVYEASSSPAPSSVNIPLSASPLSLRHDFYPNNIYPNNVYRHHEPERFRPLHMAKEEHELVLANHRKVAMYLEEKREGLKRKQQLEEELLRAKIKVEKLKVARLRHGLPTPF; via the exons ATGGCATCCGGCTCGGTGTTCCTTTCCAGCATGGTGGGGAAAGCCCGCTCCTCCAACTTCACCCTCTCGGAGAAGCTGGACCTGTTGAAGCTTGTCCGGCCTCACGTGCTCATCCTGGAGgagcacaacaacaaacatgcGGTCATCGTGGACAAGAACAAATGCTGGGACACTGTGGCGGAGCAGTACAATGCCCTGGGGGGAGACAGACCCCACCGCACAGCGCAGGGCCTTAGAACCCTTTACAAGAGGCTGAAGGAGTCggccaaacaggaagtgatgcAGCGGAGGCATGCCCAGCTGGAGTACAGAGCGAGCATCTCTGAGCCAACCAGGAGAGTCCTGGAGATGATCCCTCACCTGTTTCAACATGTGCCCATCCACGAAAAGGACCTGTCTTTACGCAG ATTATTATACAGTAAGCACCCATCTCCCATCGAACCTCCTGGCAGCAGCTCCTCTTTGGCCGTCCCTCAGGACTACTCGGCAGCCGTCCCCACCGTTCCCCATGTGGTTGTCCGTCTGGATCCGGACGATGATGTAAAACCGCCTCCAGATCTCCCACTCCCATCCACACGTGCCGACCCGGGGCTGGAGTCGGGCCCGGAGCTGATGGGGGAACAGGATGCGGACAGCGTCCGAGTTTATGAGGCATCCTCGTCTCCCGCCCCTTCGTCTGTCAACATCCCCCTCTCTGCCTCGCCGCTGTCTTTACGTCACGACTTCTACCCCAATAACATCTACCCTAACAACGTCTACCGACATCACGAGCCCGAGCGCTTCCGCCCTTTGCACATGGCCAAAGAAGAGCACGAATTGGTGCTAGCCAATCACAGGAAGGTGGCAATGTACCTTGAGGAGAAGCGGGAGGGGCTCAAGAGGAAACAGCAGTTGGAAGAGGAACTTTTGAGAGCCAAAATCAAAGTGGAGAAACTAAAGGTGGCCCGACTTCGGCATGGACTGCCCACCCCTTTTTAG
- the rnf41l gene encoding TNF receptor-associated factor 4 isoform X1 codes for MGYDLERFVGYVNEGLLCCVCRDVLRRPLQAPCEHAFCSACISSWLLHHHTCPEDRQPLDVGSLKPLYRYMRNDLNRLQIRCVNSSQGCEAVCSLENLHTHEEECDFAFVSCSNSGCPAQVERRGLEAHLSECNFCSRECPNGCGHTLLSSEQSQHNCVAELRSEVEMLRYGTVSGPAFHQSVTCHNLSICAPQRVEMVCKVEEVRREMESRLDSQRRHMVQKESQLKNEVEEVKGQLSRVICDVRALLGAERLRRQELAEVELEKRELLELLRDLHPSRNQQSADQLGQEQRQEEQQTPRWEPTYEPLRHHRRKASLNLSSPSLHSPQALNGPGCPSSPQLGDGARKSGTRSLTLDCIKKKSREVTII; via the exons atGGGTTATGACCTGGAGAGGTTTGTGGGCTACGTGAATGAGGGCCTCCTGTGCTGCGTGTGTCGCGATGTTTTACGGCGCCCCCTACAGGCGCCCTGTGAGCACGCTTTCTGCAGCGCCTGCATCAGTAGCTGGTTGCTCCATCACCACACGTGTCCCGAGGACAGGCAGCCACTGGACGTGGGCAGCCTCAAGCCTCTCTACAG GTACATGCGCAACGATCTGAACCGTCTGCAGATCCGTTGCGTAAATTCCAGTCAGGGATGCGAGGCGGTGTGCTCGCTAGAGAACCTTCACACGCACGAGGAGGAGTGTGACTTTGCCTTTGTGTCGTGCTCAAACTCAG GGTGTCCCGCGCAAGTGGAAAGACGAGGTTTGGAGGCTCACCTTTCAGAATGCAACTTCTGCAGCCGAGAATGTCCAAACGGCTGCGGCCACACTCTCCTCTCCAGTGAGCAATCGCAGCACAACTGTGTGGCGGAACTTCGCTCCGAAGTGGAAATGCTGCGGTATGGAACCGTGAGTGGACCAGCCTTCCACCAGTCAGTCACCTGTCATAATCTTTCCATATGTGCACCACAAAGGGTTGAGATGGTGTGCAAGGTGGAGGAGGTGAGACGAGAGATGGAGTCTCGGTTGGACTCGCAGAGGAGACACATGGTGCAGAAGGAGTCGCAGCTGAAAAATGAAGTCGAGGAGGTGAAg GGCCAGTTGTCCCGCGTAATCTGCGACGTGCGTGCTCTGCTTGGAGCAGAACGTCTAAGGCGACAGGAGCTGGCAGAGGTGGAGTTGGAGAAAAGAGAACTGCTGGAGCTCCTCCGAGACCTGCACCCTTCCAGGAATCAGCAGTCGGCTGACCAGCTGGGCCAAGAGCAGCGTCAGGAAGAGCAGCAGACACCCCGATGGGAACCTACCTATGAGCCACTGAGGCACCATCGGAGGAAAGCTTCCTTAAACCTATCCAGTCCTTCGCTTCACTCGCCTCAGGCTTTAAATGGACCCGGTTGTCCTTCTTCACCTCAGCTGGGTGACGGTGCGCGTAAAAGCGGAACTAGGAGTCTGACGCTGGACTGCATCAAGAAGAAGAGCCGTGAGGTCACCATTATCTGA
- the rnf41l gene encoding RING finger protein 151 isoform X2 produces the protein MGYDLERFVGYVNEGLLCCVCRDVLRRPLQAPCEHAFCSACISSWLLHHHTCPEDRQPLDVGSLKPLYRYMRNDLNRLQIRCVNSSQGCEAVCSLENLHTHEEECDFAFVSCSNSGCPAQVERRGLEAHLSECNFCSRECPNGCGHTLLSSEQSQHNCVAELRSEVEMLRVEMVCKVEEVRREMESRLDSQRRHMVQKESQLKNEVEEVKGQLSRVICDVRALLGAERLRRQELAEVELEKRELLELLRDLHPSRNQQSADQLGQEQRQEEQQTPRWEPTYEPLRHHRRKASLNLSSPSLHSPQALNGPGCPSSPQLGDGARKSGTRSLTLDCIKKKSREVTII, from the exons atGGGTTATGACCTGGAGAGGTTTGTGGGCTACGTGAATGAGGGCCTCCTGTGCTGCGTGTGTCGCGATGTTTTACGGCGCCCCCTACAGGCGCCCTGTGAGCACGCTTTCTGCAGCGCCTGCATCAGTAGCTGGTTGCTCCATCACCACACGTGTCCCGAGGACAGGCAGCCACTGGACGTGGGCAGCCTCAAGCCTCTCTACAG GTACATGCGCAACGATCTGAACCGTCTGCAGATCCGTTGCGTAAATTCCAGTCAGGGATGCGAGGCGGTGTGCTCGCTAGAGAACCTTCACACGCACGAGGAGGAGTGTGACTTTGCCTTTGTGTCGTGCTCAAACTCAG GGTGTCCCGCGCAAGTGGAAAGACGAGGTTTGGAGGCTCACCTTTCAGAATGCAACTTCTGCAGCCGAGAATGTCCAAACGGCTGCGGCCACACTCTCCTCTCCAGTGAGCAATCGCAGCACAACTGTGTGGCGGAACTTCGCTCCGAAGTGGAAATGCTGCG GGTTGAGATGGTGTGCAAGGTGGAGGAGGTGAGACGAGAGATGGAGTCTCGGTTGGACTCGCAGAGGAGACACATGGTGCAGAAGGAGTCGCAGCTGAAAAATGAAGTCGAGGAGGTGAAg GGCCAGTTGTCCCGCGTAATCTGCGACGTGCGTGCTCTGCTTGGAGCAGAACGTCTAAGGCGACAGGAGCTGGCAGAGGTGGAGTTGGAGAAAAGAGAACTGCTGGAGCTCCTCCGAGACCTGCACCCTTCCAGGAATCAGCAGTCGGCTGACCAGCTGGGCCAAGAGCAGCGTCAGGAAGAGCAGCAGACACCCCGATGGGAACCTACCTATGAGCCACTGAGGCACCATCGGAGGAAAGCTTCCTTAAACCTATCCAGTCCTTCGCTTCACTCGCCTCAGGCTTTAAATGGACCCGGTTGTCCTTCTTCACCTCAGCTGGGTGACGGTGCGCGTAAAAGCGGAACTAGGAGTCTGACGCTGGACTGCATCAAGAAGAAGAGCCGTGAGGTCACCATTATCTGA